One Buteo buteo chromosome 4, bButBut1.hap1.1, whole genome shotgun sequence DNA segment encodes these proteins:
- the GOLGA7B gene encoding golgin subfamily A member 7B, translating to MGAASSTVGTSGTASQGGMVHSLQELRRSASLATKVFVQRDYSDGTTCQFQTKFPPELESRIERQLFEETVKTLNGFYAEAEKIGGSSYLEGCLACATAYFIFLCMETHYEKVLKKISKYIQEQNEKIYAPRGLLLTDPLERGMRVIEISIYEDRCSSGSSSSGSSSSSSGGGGGGAGGR from the exons ATGGGGGCTGCCTCCTCCACGGTGGGGACCTCAGGGACAGCCAGCCAGGGTGGCATG gTGCACAGCCTGCAGGAGCTGCGGCGCAGTGCTTCCCTGGCCACCAAGGTCTTCGTGCAGCGGGATTACAGCGACGGGACCACGTGCCAGTTCCAGACAAAATTCCCCCCTGAGCTGGAGAGCCGG ATCGAGCGGCAGCTCTTCGAGGAAACCGTGAAAACCCTCAACGGCTTCTATGCTGAGGCGGAGAAGATTGGGGGCAGCTCGTACCTGGAGGGGTGCCTGGCCTGTGCCACCGCCTATTTCATCTTCCTCTGCATGGAGACACACTATGAGAAG GTCCTGAAGAAGATCTCCAAGTACATCCAGGAGCAGAACGAGAAGATCTATGCGCCGCgggggctgctgctcactgACCCCCTGGAGCGTGGCATGAGGGTT ATTGAGATCTCCATCTACGAGGACCGGTGCAGCAGTGGCAGCTCCAGCAgcggcagctccagcagcagcagcggtggcgggggcggcggggcagggggccGGTGA
- the SFRP5 gene encoding secreted frizzled-related protein 5: protein MPRAGGPPGGPGTALLALALALAGSPGGGQHYDYYGWQPESPPHGRFYGREPQCLDIPADMQLCRDVGYKRMRLPNLLEHETVAEAKQQAGSWVPLLAKQCHTDTQLFLCSLFAPVCLDRPVYPCRSLCEVVRDSCAPVMESYGFPWPEMLHCGKFPADHELCIAVQFGNSKATPPPVSKICTQCEMEHKADGMMEQMCSSDFVVKMRIKEMTEENGERRLVAAQKKKVLKLGPLKRKDTKKMVLHMRNAGACPCPQLDSLSGSFLVMGRKVGSRLLLLAIYPWQKHNKEMKFAVKFMFSYPCPLYHPLLYGAGQH, encoded by the exons atGCCGCGGGCAGGCGGCCCCCCGGGGGGCCCGGGCACGGCGCTGCTGGCCCTGGCGCTGGCGCTGGCGGGGTCCCCGGGCGGCGGGCAGCACTACGACTACTACGGCTGGCAGCCCGAGAGCCCGCCCCACGGGCGCTTCTACGGGCGGGAGCCGCAGTGCCTCGACATCCCGGCCGACATGCAGCTCTGTCGCGACGTGGGCTACAAGCGCATGCGGCTGCCCAACCTGCTGGAGCACGAGACCGTGGCCGAGGCCAAGCAGCAGGCCGGCAGCTGGGTGCCCCTGCTCGCCAAGCAGTGCCACACCGACACCcagctcttcctctgctccctcttCGCCCCCGTCTGCCTCGACCGGCCCGTCTACCCCTGCCGCTCCCTCTGCGAGGTGGTGCGTGACTCCTGTGCCCCCGTCATGGAGTCCTACGGCTTCCCCTGGCCCGAGATGCTGCACTGCGGCAAGTTCCCCGCCGACCACGAGCTCTGCATCGCCGTCCAGTTCGGGAACAGCAAGGCCACCCCGCCGCCAG TGTCCAAGATCTGCACCCAGTGCGAGATGGAGCACAAGGCGGATGGCATGATGGAGCAGATGTGCTCCAGTGACTTTG TGGTGAAGATGCGCATCAAGGAGATGACGGAGGAGAACGGGGAGCGGCGGCTAGTGGCTGCCCAGAAGAAGAAGGTGCTGAAGCTGGGCCCGCTTAAGCGCAAGGACACCAAGAAGATGGTGCTGCACATGAGGAACGCAggtgcctgcccctgcccccagcTTGACAGCCTCAGCGGCAGCTTCCTGGTGATGGGCCGCAAGGTGGGCAGCCGCCTGCTCCTCCTCGCCATCTACCCCTGGCAGAAGCACAACAAGGAGATGAAGTTCGCCGTCAAGTTCATGTTCTCCTACCCCTGCCCCCTCTACCACCCCCTGCTCTACGGAGCCGGGCAGCACTAG